One Lytechinus variegatus isolate NC3 chromosome 14, Lvar_3.0, whole genome shotgun sequence genomic region harbors:
- the LOC121427197 gene encoding uncharacterized protein LOC121427197, with translation MALLKRTFTLFIILWVQSTCHGEDTSTAPFGVFNTTPITEYETKTKQEQLEDHGTHSALQLTTPFPGNDDIDSDVGFQKENPGQVSKRHKCGFIDSCFGRCGSGPSDFDSIYTYLVSTKKRSPIRTGYLCFCDSRCPLFGDCCSDYDVHCLCDDNKLNGKLTDSTKDTDVPSGTVGVVGASPHLSMDYSLKDLIDQDDDQSDDTYLTKHMPECTHLDEVEFGSVLVKTKCHADWEDKNIETHCTNIDHRDDVAKLFVQGTDGITYRNIFCAKCNFVSIFHFWIQDAYCHGELPISVYDKPEILSSYLRKYCITRFRVPFGQEFRPCLRMIDHCPTDLSQKSRWLEQNCVSGHLSLVTTDISSSKVWGSTLYRNAFCAECNGVEESLIKCPTKDTLQDHFLRNSTGRDGPKQSNGDREITNRIVTNYNMATIDQSSTVVYEENGLVVRIIDTCEEGQVFDPYLGKCRQLYCADGYTLVKQDCVPITATDELNDDDIVIIVEAITAAINESIGLNEELVITVKLSLQLDNNHKKNKDRAVDVQVPSIDKGKLPFDQVISNNSSWDIYISPVYPNGSVTDQQPDDVAYEVIVTMVVANPEDVTKNNARLLAEILGKLSELNNANEIIVYVNDVCVKTPPDGSFAFIEILHGNLTDLNYLINHCKHGNLTIVKSSEFTIHGHETYCPIVFVNSTSRLYDCYENYIFGYDSTISIDEQTFGALVCDTQSTINPKCERILLNETEYEILPNGSMVSGSGIVYHPPDFYHTPQGVLICTEYTNVISETVVVFFDFSRAQTILAYTGLAISSLCLSITLLTYVIFSELRTLPGLNIMALIVSSIGGNITFIISLNLIPGSLECQVTAVIMHYFFLTRIFWTNAIVFHAFQTFGPKMCGCANRSLDVLHKSRDKSRLRQHMPYALYAWCVPSAFTTVGSACHFGASGPLPVYYGTYFSCWIADPSSFLYLFVLPLAILLTINAIMFSPIVYNLHKARSRNRHSLKKESVVQEPTKKPTEIAIYAKLSTTTGFSWMFGILASFTDQDFFWHLFIIFMSLEGLFIFLSFFCTKRIKNLYVKRFGKKCNEIDLARKRCGPTRSAYAISQQVERRNSNEPKETFTTLNV, from the coding sequence ATGGCTTTACTCAAACGAACCTTTACTCTCTTCATCATACTATGGGTACAAAGCACTTGTCACGGTGAAGACACTTCAACAGCACCTTTTGGGGTTTTTAATACGACCCCTATCACCGAATATGAAACGAAGACAAAACAAGAGCAATTAGAGGACCATGGGACTCACTCGGCTTTGCAACTAACTACCCCATTTCCAGGGAACGATGACATCGATTCTGACGTAGGTTTTCAGAAAGAGAATCCTGGTCAGGTTTCTAAGAGACATAAGTGTGGATTCATAGATTCGTGTTTTGGAAGATGTGGATCAGGACCTTCCGACTTTGATTCTATATACACTTACTTGGTGAGCACCAAGAAGAGATCACCGATCCGCACCGGTTACCTATGCTTCTGCGATTCTCGTTGTCCTCTATTTGGTGATTGCTGCAGTGACTACGATGTCCACTGCCTATGTGACGATAACAAACTAAATGGAAAACTGACAGATAGTACGAAAGATACGGATGTACCCAGTGGAACTGTAGGGGTAGTTGGTGCTTCCCCTCACTTGTCCATGGATTATAGTTTAAAGGACCTCATAGATCAAGATGATGACCAATCTGATGATACGTACTTAACAAAACACATGCCAGAATGTACCCACTTGGATGAAGTCGAGTTTGGATCTGTCCTGGTGAAAACGAAGTGTCATGCAGACTGGGAAGACAAGAACATCGAAACTCATTGTACAAACATCGATCATCGAGATGATGTTGCGAAGCTTTTCGTTCAAGGGACTGACGGCATAACATATCGAAATATTTTCTGTGCAAAATGCAACTTCGTGAGCATTTTTCATTTCTGGATCCAGGATGCGTACTGCCACGGTGAATTACCAATTTCTGTTTATGATAAGCCAGAGATATTGTCAAGCTACCTAAGGAAGTACTGTATAACGAGATTCCGTGTGCCATTCGGACAAGAATTTCGACCATGCTTGAGAATGATTGACCATTGCCCCACAGATTTATCACAAAAGTCAAGGTGGTTAGAACAGAATTGTGTGTCTGGGCACCTTTCCTTGGTTACTACTGATATCTCCTCCTCCAAGGTGTGGGGTTCTACATTATATCGCAATGCTTTTTGCGCGGAATGCAACGGAGTTGAAGAAAGTTTGATCAAATGCCCGACGAAAGACACGCTGCAGGACCATTTTCTTCGTAATTCCACTGGCCGCGATGGACCGAAACAATCAAACGGCGACAGAGAGATTACTAATAGAATTGTCACAAATTACAACATGGCAACTATAGATCAGAGTAGTACTGTGGTGTATGAAGAAAATGGACTGGTTGTTCGAATAATAGATACATGTGAGGAAGGACAGGTTTTTGATCCTTACTTAGGGAAATGCCGACAACTCTACTGCGCTGACGGGTATACCCTTGTCAAGCAGGATTGCGTACCAATCACGGCGACTGATGAGCTGAACGATGATGACATTGTGATCATTGTAGAAGCGATCACTGCTGCGATCAACGAATCGATTGGTCTCAATGAGGAGCTAGTGATTACTGTGAAACTTTCCTTACAACTGGATAATAATcataagaaaaacaaagacaGGGCGGTAGATGTGCAGGTGCCTTCAATCGATAAAGGGAAGTTACCGTTTGACCAAGTGATATCCAATAACAGTTCATGGGATATTTACATAAGCCCCGTATATCCCAACGGTTCCGTTACCGATCAGCAGCCTGATGATGTCGCCTACGAAGTAATTGTTACAATGGTCGTCGCGAACCCAGAGGATGTGACCAAAAATAACGCGAGGTTATTGGCAGAGATTCTCGGTAAACTATCAGAGCTAAATAATgcgaatgaaattattgtttatgtAAATGATGTATGCGTAAAGACCCCTCCAGATGGAAGCTTCGCGTTCATTGAAATTCTCCATGGAAATCTGACTGATCTAAACTATCTGATTAACCATTGTAAACATGGGAACCTCACTATTGTAAAATCTTCGGAGTTTACCATCCATGGTCACGAGACCTACTGCCCGATTGTCTTCGTGAATAGCACGTCGCGTCTTTACGATTGTTACGAGAACTACATTTTTGGATATGACAGTACTATCTCTATTGACGAACAGACATTCGGCGCTTTAGTATGTGATACGCAGTCAACGATTAATCCAAAATGTGAGCGAATCCTATTAAATGAGACAGAGTATGAAATATTGCCAAATGGTAGCATGGTATCTGGAAGTGGAATTGTATATCATCCCCCAGATTTCTATCACACGCCACAAGGAGTGCTGATCTGCACCGAGTACACCAACGTCATTTCAGAaaccgtggttgtatttttCGATTTTTCTCGTGCTCAAACTATCTTGGCCTATACCGGACTAGCAATATCTTCGTTGTGCCTTTCGATTACCCTGTTGACCTATGTCATATTTTCGGAGCTGCGAACACTACCTGGGCTAAACATCATGGCGCTCATCGTTTCCTCCATAGGCGGGAATATTACATTCATCATAAGTCTTAACCTGATCCCAGGATCGTTGGAATGCCAAGTAACTGCGGTGATAATGCACTACTTCTTCTTGACGCGTATATTCTGGACCAACGCCATTGTTTTCCATGCTTTCCAGACATTCGGACCGAAGATGTGTGGGTGTGCCAATCGGTCGCTTGATGTTCTTCACAAGAGTAGGGATAAATCACGCCTTCGCCAACACATGCCCTACGCACTCTACGCCTGGTGTGTACCTTCTGCGTTCACGACAGTCGGAAGTGCATGCCATTTCGGCGCAAGTGGACCACTGCCTGTTTATTACGGAACTTATTTTTCCTGTTGGATTGCCGATCCTTCCTCCTTCTTATATCTTTTTGTCTTGCCATTAGCCATacttttaacaattaatgctaTTATGTTTTCCCCAATCGTGTATAATTTGCACAAAGCGAGGTCAAGGAATCGACATTCGTTGAAAAAGGAAAGCGTAGTTCAGGAACCCACTAAAAAGCCAACCGAAATAGCCATTTACGCCAAACTTTCCACCACAACTGGCTTTTCCTGGATGTTTGGAATC